The bacterium DNA segment TTTTTTCCACAGACAATGAATCAGTGACGATCAGCTACTGCATCAAGGTGACGAATAAAGCTGTTTCGCTTGCACTTTTCATATGATGTCACGTCACTTCTCATGCACAACCTCATGTCCTCCGAACTCGTGACGAAGGGCGGCGACGAGCTTCGCAGAGAAGGAATCATCCTGGCGGGAACGCTGTCGCTGCATGAGGGCCGTCTGGATGCCGGGAACGGGCACGCCCTGCTCGATGGCCTCAAGAGCGGCCCATCGCCCCTCTCCGGTGTCCGCCACATACCCCTTGATGCCGCCCAGCCCCGGGTCTCTCTCCAGCGCGTCCGCCGCGAGTTCGAGGAGCCACGACCGGACGACGCTCCCCTTTCCCCACAGGCGCGCCACCTTTCCCGCGTCGATGTTGAAATCCCTCCGGGCAGCCAGCAGTTCGAAACCCTCCCCGTACGCCTCCATCAATGCGTACTCGACGGCGTTGTGGATCATCTTGGTATAATGACCTGATCCGCTTGGTCCTACGTGCAGATAGCCGCCTTCTTGAGCAAGGATTCTGAAGATCCGCTCCACTGTTGAAACCGGCTGTGGATTTCCTCCAACCATGAGGCAGAATCCTTCCCGCTCGCCGTAGATCCCCCCGCTGGTCCCACAGTCCAGGAATCCGATGCCCCGGCCGCTCGCGGCTGCGGCCCGCCGCATCGAGTCCTTGAAGTGCGAGTTCCCGCCGTCGACGAGGACGTCCCCAGGCGCCAGGTGGCTCGTGAGGCCTCCGACGACCGCCTCGGTTGCGTCCCCGGCCGGAACCATCACCCAGATGACCCGCGGCGCCGCCAGCGACGCCGCCAAATCAGCGA contains these protein-coding regions:
- the gnd gene encoding decarboxylating 6-phosphogluconate dehydrogenase, with translation GRMGMQIARRVAAAGVPVVGFDPAPHAAASLRQGGIEAVASLADLAASLAAPRVIWVMVPAGDATEAVVGGLTSHLAPGDVLVDGGNSHFKDSMRRAAAASGRGIGFLDCGTSGGIYGEREGFCLMVGGNPQPVSTVERIFRILAQEGGYLHVGPSGSGHYTKMIHNAVEYALMEAYGEGFELLAARRDFNIDAGKVARLWGKGSVVRSWLLELAADALERDPGLGGIKGYVADTGEGRWAALEAIEQGVPVPGIQTALMQRQRSRQDDSFSAKLVAALRHEFGGHEVVHEK